Proteins encoded together in one Actinomycetota bacterium window:
- a CDS encoding DNA repair exonuclease, with translation MKILHTADIHLREYDDERWKTLKELIEIGKKEKIELFIISGDLFDKGIDAENLKPKIRDIFSNTGFKIILIPGNHDKDSYKSGMYFGEVKILSDLNSPFDEFKDIRIWGLPFEPIKGEDIFNKLQLLKNNISPDKKNILLYHGELLDAFFSRKDFGDEGEERYMPVKLSYFKDLNIDYILAGHFHKNFDMWTLENGGYFIYPGSPISITKREVGNRKINIFKVGELPKEYILDTPHYEEVDVKFDPFKDKEPLEIVKECFINLHSKAKVILKVRGFINSENIGMSEEELVKQIKKISSGKCIEDHYEFKDIRIILEDDLFKNFREKLDHTDYEEEKKMQMREIAIKAMMETQS, from the coding sequence ATGAAGATACTTCATACTGCAGATATACATTTAAGAGAATATGACGATGAAAGATGGAAGACTCTTAAGGAGCTCATTGAAATTGGAAAGAAGGAAAAAATTGAGCTCTTTATAATAAGTGGTGACCTCTTTGATAAAGGCATTGATGCTGAAAACCTCAAACCTAAAATACGAGATATTTTCTCCAATACTGGTTTTAAAATTATCCTTATTCCTGGAAATCATGACAAAGATTCATATAAAAGTGGCATGTATTTTGGAGAGGTAAAAATTTTAAGTGACTTAAACAGTCCTTTTGATGAATTTAAAGACATAAGAATATGGGGATTGCCCTTTGAACCTATAAAGGGAGAAGACATTTTTAATAAACTACAACTATTAAAGAACAACATAAGTCCTGATAAGAAAAATATCTTACTTTATCACGGGGAATTGCTTGATGCCTTCTTTTCTAGAAAAGATTTTGGAGATGAGGGTGAGGAAAGATATATGCCTGTTAAACTTTCTTATTTTAAGGATTTGAATATTGATTATATACTTGCAGGACATTTTCATAAGAATTTTGATATGTGGACATTAGAAAATGGAGGATACTTCATTTATCCTGGATCGCCTATATCAATAACTAAAAGAGAAGTAGGGAATAGAAAAATAAATATCTTTAAAGTTGGTGAACTACCTAAAGAATATATTCTTGACACCCCTCATTATGAAGAAGTTGATGTAAAATTTGATCCATTTAAAGATAAAGAGCCTTTAGAGATTGTGAAAGAATGTTTTATTAATCTTCATTCAAAAGCCAAGGTTATTCTAAAAGTTAGAGGTTTTATAAACAGTGAAAATATTGGAATGAGTGAGGAAGAACTTGTAAAACAAATAAAAAAGATTTCTTCAGGGAAATGTATTGAGGATCACTATGAATTCAAGGATATACGAATAATACTTGAGGATGATTTATTTAAAAACTTCAGAGAAAAGCTTGATCACACTGATTATGAAGAGGAAAAGAAAATGCAAATGCGTGAAATAGCAATTAAAGCAATGATGGAGACACAATCATGA
- a CDS encoding alcohol dehydrogenase catalytic domain-containing protein, translating into MEFYKVANLIKPKKIVIEEFKKPEIESDEALIKVNYAGICGTDIAIYNGDYKVPLPLILGHEFTGEIIEAGEDVSNKLIGKRITAEINNTCLSYPKSIKCPACKKGLSTHCLERTVLGIINANGTFAQFVKVPAKNIHTLPDNISDEEGVFIEPLAAAIQTFELSKFKIGDKVIVLGVGRLGVLICSVANSLGADIIAISRSKEKLERAKSYGASKVINTNDLNLVSKVKELTDGLGADIVVESTGSEKGFNLAINLVRPRGTVALKSTHGILINNVDQTKIVVDEIRIQGSRCGPFSKAIEFLNSKKIDVKPLISEIFPLDETEEALKLAQKETKVLIKCN; encoded by the coding sequence TTGGAATTTTATAAAGTAGCGAATTTAATTAAGCCTAAAAAGATTGTTATTGAAGAATTTAAAAAACCTGAAATAGAATCTGATGAGGCACTTATTAAAGTAAATTATGCCGGAATCTGTGGTACAGATATTGCAATTTATAATGGTGATTACAAAGTTCCATTACCATTGATATTAGGACATGAATTTACTGGAGAGATTATTGAAGCTGGTGAAGATGTGAGCAATAAACTTATAGGAAAAAGAATTACAGCAGAAATAAATAATACTTGCCTTTCATATCCTAAAAGTATAAAATGTCCTGCTTGTAAAAAGGGATTGTCCACTCATTGTCTTGAAAGAACGGTTCTGGGAATAATAAATGCTAATGGAACATTTGCACAATTTGTAAAAGTTCCAGCAAAAAATATTCATACATTACCTGATAATATATCAGACGAAGAGGGAGTTTTCATAGAACCATTAGCAGCTGCTATTCAAACCTTTGAACTCTCAAAATTCAAAATTGGAGACAAAGTTATTGTACTTGGAGTTGGAAGATTAGGAGTTTTAATCTGCTCTGTTGCAAATTCATTGGGAGCAGATATAATTGCAATATCCAGGTCGAAGGAAAAACTGGAAAGAGCAAAATCTTATGGTGCCTCAAAAGTAATAAATACAAATGACCTGAATTTAGTCTCAAAAGTAAAAGAGTTAACCGATGGTCTTGGAGCAGATATAGTGGTGGAATCAACAGGATCAGAAAAAGGATTTAACCTTGCTATAAACCTTGTCAGACCAAGAGGAACAGTTGCTCTTAAATCAACTCATGGGATTTTGATTAATAATGTTGACCAAACAAAGATTGTGGTAGATGAGATAAGAATTCAGGGTTCAAGATGTGGTCCATTTTCAAAAGCTATTGAATTTTTAAACAGTAAAAAGATAGATGTAAAACCATTAATTTCAGAAATTTTTCCCCTTGATGAAACAGAAGAAGCTTTAAAACTAGCCCAAAAAGAAACCAAGGTTCTCATTAAATGTAACTAA